A region from the Hydra vulgaris chromosome 08, alternate assembly HydraT2T_AEP genome encodes:
- the LOC136083114 gene encoding zinc finger MYM-type protein 5-like: protein MSGIGKKSKLSGAQNKKNRLKREKARQKLSGSLDKFTIKTINPTTTPAEENQDLILETQSSSGVSINSIIENESKETEENQDLNPETPSSSSGVSINQEINKIDSDSEKVDFNDPATWPKQINIKLRNRLIENDTKHLILKDFPKNECGRKFSYNYYYRTLSNGEKLAGVICFIRKLII, encoded by the exons ATGTCTGGAAtcggaaaaaaatcaaaactatcaGGCGCGCAAAATAAGAAAAATCGACTTAAGCGAGAAAAGGCCCGACAAAAGCTATCAGGTTCTTTAGATAAATtcactattaaaactattaatccTACTACGACTCCAGCGGAAGAAAACCAAGACCTAATTCTCGAAACACAAAGTTCTTCTGGTGTATCCATAAATTCTATAATAGAAAACGAATCGAAAGAAA CGGAAGAAAATCAAGACCTAAATCCCGAAACACCAAGTTCTTCTTCTGGTGTCTCCATAAAccaagaaattaataaaatcgaTTCCGATTCCgaaaaagttgattttaacGATCCGGCTACTTGGccaaaacaaattaatataaaattaagaaatcgTTTAATAGAAAATGATACTAAGCATTTAATTTTGAAAGACTTCCCAAAAAATGAGTGTGGACgtaaattttcttataattattattatcgaACTTTATCAAACGGGGAAAAACTTGCAGGAGTTATTTGCTTTATTCGAAAACTCATAATTTAG